A part of Citrifermentans bremense genomic DNA contains:
- a CDS encoding phosphate-starvation-inducible PsiE family protein: MWKEDIVDLKLTRFYEMSTRVVLSFLILSILFAIVAGVGCAIYDLRLIFETDFHSAFKTIMVDLLTVLAIIEVLRTALAYFSEGRVKVTYIIDTVIVTVLTEVMAFWYKSIRWEEVAMTISLVISLSLVRVMAVRYSPAAIRKEL, translated from the coding sequence ATGTGGAAAGAAGATATCGTCGACCTGAAACTTACCCGCTTCTACGAGATGTCGACCAGAGTCGTCCTCTCGTTCCTGATTCTGTCGATACTTTTTGCCATCGTTGCCGGCGTCGGATGCGCCATCTACGACCTTCGCCTCATCTTCGAAACCGACTTTCACAGTGCCTTCAAAACCATCATGGTCGACCTGCTTACCGTCCTCGCCATCATCGAGGTCTTGAGGACCGCCCTGGCCTATTTCAGCGAAGGGAGGGTCAAGGTCACCTACATCATCGACACGGTGATCGTCACCGTGCTCACCGAGGTCATGGCCTTCTGGTACAAAAGCATCCGTTGGGAAGAAGTCGCCATGACCATCTCCCTGGTCATCTCCCTTTCCCTGGTCAGGGTCATGGCGGTCAGGTACTCACCCGCAGCCATAAGGAAGGAGCTTTGA
- a CDS encoding glycosyltransferase family 61 protein, with translation MKHERERAVKEKRRLAHKITLELLGPIVGKMPKSSIESLEKLSYLPKVKRHIAEIISVADAHVVKHDLQVPFPPFIRTEAAFGKRNIYLLKDAVVSPDTGMAWIGNRIIEESVGSLRRIMDWGDMLHEPLLPVSELRSEDPIVVCHPAAGYYHWLLEVLPNLLYAVSTVPQVKIVLPENCPAYVMDGLATVLGPEAAGRFIFCSTPLKVRSLVMPQYHTAPEFTSPQVIDLLRSQVKAKVIAKECSAVPAPGTRLYISRRRSRRRRLMGEEELERTLKEKGFTILHLEDFSFQEQIRIFRQAETVVATHGAGLSNLVWSDPPCRVIEIFPRNYVLDCFAWLSFCLGFDYRHVICSTGHRIDDEAMAAVLEQL, from the coding sequence ATGAAGCACGAACGCGAAAGGGCAGTCAAAGAGAAAAGGCGGCTGGCGCACAAGATCACGCTGGAGCTGCTTGGTCCCATCGTGGGAAAGATGCCGAAGTCGAGCATCGAGTCGCTGGAGAAACTCTCCTACCTACCCAAGGTCAAGCGTCACATCGCCGAAATCATCTCGGTTGCGGATGCCCACGTTGTAAAGCACGACCTGCAGGTCCCCTTTCCTCCTTTCATCAGGACAGAGGCGGCTTTCGGCAAGCGCAACATCTACCTGTTGAAAGACGCGGTGGTGTCGCCCGATACCGGCATGGCCTGGATCGGGAACAGGATCATCGAGGAGAGCGTTGGCTCCTTGCGTCGCATCATGGACTGGGGGGACATGCTGCACGAGCCGCTTCTTCCCGTGAGCGAGCTTAGGTCTGAGGATCCTATTGTCGTCTGCCATCCCGCCGCGGGGTACTACCATTGGCTCCTGGAGGTACTGCCCAACCTTCTCTACGCCGTCTCGACCGTCCCGCAGGTGAAGATCGTACTGCCCGAGAACTGTCCTGCCTACGTGATGGACGGGTTGGCCACGGTACTCGGCCCCGAGGCAGCCGGCCGTTTCATCTTCTGCTCCACTCCGCTCAAGGTTCGAAGCCTGGTGATGCCCCAGTACCACACGGCGCCCGAATTCACCAGCCCCCAAGTCATCGACCTGCTCAGATCGCAGGTGAAGGCCAAGGTCATAGCCAAAGAATGTTCCGCCGTGCCCGCGCCGGGAACGAGGCTCTACATCTCCAGGCGCAGAAGCAGGAGGCGCCGGTTGATGGGAGAGGAAGAGCTGGAGAGGACGCTGAAGGAAAAAGGGTTCACCATACTGCACCTGGAGGACTTTTCCTTCCAGGAGCAGATCCGCATCTTCCGCCAGGCCGAGACGGTGGTCGCTACGCACGGAGCCGGCTTGAGCAATCTGGTCTGGTCTGATCCCCCCTGCCGGGTGATCGAGATTTTCCCCCGCAACTACGTCCTCGACTGCTTTGCCTGGCTCAGCTTCTGCCTCGGGTTCGACTACCGCCACGTCATCTGCAGCACGGGCCACAGGATAGACGACGAAGCCATGGCCGCCGTGCTGGAACAGCTGTAA
- a CDS encoding MarC family protein produces the protein MTQSAASLFEQLIVFVVQLFVIVDPLAAVPTFLAITVAHSKQERRAIARRGCSIGLLAIVFFLVVGPSLLKYFAINTSAVQISGGLLLFVIALELLYGNPTGTQTSSKEERLAEKKEDVSVTPLAIPLLAGPGAIVTCLVFSSQASGALSVLVLIGGALIVFITAYLLLHWADELARVFGELGMKVAVRIVGLILAFIAVQYVINGITAIWPGVHIPS, from the coding sequence ATGACACAGAGCGCGGCCAGTCTCTTCGAACAATTGATAGTATTCGTCGTCCAGCTCTTCGTGATCGTCGATCCTCTCGCCGCCGTCCCTACCTTTCTCGCCATCACCGTAGCACACAGCAAGCAAGAGCGCAGAGCCATAGCTAGACGCGGCTGCTCGATAGGACTTCTGGCCATCGTCTTTTTTCTGGTAGTAGGCCCGTCCCTGCTGAAATACTTCGCCATCAACACCTCCGCTGTGCAGATAAGCGGGGGGCTGCTTCTATTCGTGATCGCGCTGGAACTTCTTTACGGCAATCCGACCGGCACCCAGACCAGCAGCAAGGAAGAACGCCTGGCAGAGAAGAAGGAGGACGTCTCCGTCACCCCGCTGGCCATTCCCCTGCTGGCCGGCCCCGGCGCGATAGTCACCTGCCTGGTGTTTTCAAGCCAGGCGAGCGGCGCCCTGTCGGTGCTGGTTCTTATCGGGGGCGCGCTCATCGTTTTCATCACGGCTTACCTGCTTTTGCACTGGGCCGACGAGCTGGCCCGCGTCTTCGGGGAACTGGGGATGAAAGTCGCAGTAAGGATAGTAGGGCTCATCCTCGCATTCATCGCCGTGCAGTACGTCATCAACGGCATCACCGCCATCTGGCCCGGCGTCCACATCCCTTCCTGA
- a CDS encoding ABC transporter ATP-binding protein, whose protein sequence is MEATGNKVPLLKLSNIRKSYKKSDSGEHLVLDGVDISIEEGEIVALLGRSGSGKSTLLRIISGLAQPGSGEALYCGKPITGPTQGLAMVFQSFALFPWLTVLENVELGLDAMGVPQAERRRRALEAIDLIGLDGFESAYPKELSGGMRQRVGFARALVVEPTLLLMDEPFSALDVLTAETLRTDLIELWLERRIPTKGILLVSHNIEEAVLLADRIIILGSNPGRVVSEIKVPLAHPRDRDAPLFRQLVDTVYGQMTQRSRAAGKVEAVPISYLLPEAHVNQLSGLLEALAAEPYNGKADLPELAEQMGFGVDQLFPLLEALDILNLARIEGGDADLTASGKSYVDADILRRKEIFAEHLVRHVALAAHIRRVLDDRPGNRAKEDRFLRELEDFFSEETAETVLQVAIEWGRYAELFAYDEGSGILSLENPASGEHG, encoded by the coding sequence ATGGAAGCTACAGGCAACAAGGTTCCGCTGCTCAAACTGAGCAACATAAGGAAGTCGTACAAGAAGAGCGATTCGGGCGAGCACCTGGTGCTCGACGGGGTCGACATCAGCATCGAAGAGGGGGAGATCGTCGCGCTTTTAGGGCGCTCCGGCTCCGGGAAATCGACGCTCTTGCGGATCATCTCCGGGCTCGCGCAGCCCGGCAGCGGCGAGGCGCTTTACTGCGGGAAACCTATAACCGGCCCCACGCAGGGGCTCGCCATGGTGTTTCAGAGCTTCGCCCTCTTCCCCTGGCTCACCGTCCTGGAAAACGTGGAACTCGGGCTCGACGCCATGGGGGTGCCGCAGGCCGAGCGCAGGAGGCGCGCCCTGGAGGCGATCGACCTGATCGGCCTGGACGGTTTCGAATCCGCCTACCCGAAGGAGCTCTCCGGCGGTATGCGGCAGCGGGTCGGTTTTGCCCGGGCGCTGGTGGTGGAGCCGACTCTCCTTTTGATGGACGAGCCCTTCTCGGCGCTCGACGTCCTCACCGCCGAAACGCTCCGTACCGACCTGATCGAGCTCTGGCTGGAGCGGCGCATCCCGACCAAGGGGATCCTGCTGGTCTCCCACAACATCGAGGAGGCGGTGCTCCTGGCTGACCGGATCATCATCCTGGGGAGCAACCCGGGCCGCGTGGTCTCCGAGATCAAGGTGCCTCTGGCCCATCCCCGCGACCGCGACGCCCCCCTGTTCCGGCAGCTGGTCGACACGGTGTACGGCCAGATGACCCAGCGCTCCCGCGCAGCCGGGAAGGTGGAGGCCGTCCCCATCTCCTACCTCCTCCCCGAGGCGCACGTGAACCAGCTCTCCGGCCTTTTGGAGGCGCTGGCCGCCGAGCCTTACAACGGCAAGGCTGACCTTCCGGAACTCGCCGAGCAGATGGGGTTCGGCGTGGACCAGCTCTTCCCGCTTCTGGAGGCGCTCGACATCCTGAACCTGGCCCGCATCGAGGGCGGCGACGCCGATCTCACCGCGTCCGGCAAAAGCTACGTCGATGCCGACATCCTGCGCCGCAAGGAGATCTTCGCCGAGCACCTGGTGCGGCACGTGGCACTCGCCGCCCACATCCGGCGCGTGCTCGACGACCGCCCGGGAAACCGCGCGAAGGAGGACCGTTTCCTGCGCGAACTGGAGGACTTCTTCTCCGAGGAGACCGCGGAGACGGTGCTGCAGGTGGCGATCGAATGGGGTCGCTACGCCGAGCTCTTCGCCTACGACGAGGGCTCCGGCATCCTCAGCCTGGAGAACCCGGCGAGCGGCGAGCACGGCTAA
- a CDS encoding hybrid sensor histidine kinase/response regulator has translation MIQKFVNKRALALLVLGFTCLCIFIFNFAYQKAKDAAITRLNQEQFIHARQAARGIEEYFVTWTGILTSLSRLHEIFNMDPAGKRQMEFFYDAHKDQIRSFTRMDEKGNILFTVPNLEMSGKNIAAQKHVQELIATRKPVVSDVFRSIQGYDAVALHVPVFDGNRFRGSIAIIVNSQGLAKRYLEVIRVGKTGYAWVVSRDGTEIYCPAAGHSGQSVFTTSAGSPSRLAMVKAMLKGGSGTASYTIAFNKGAAPVKRHAVYLPIKLDNTFWAIVVASSEEEIFSSLTSYRNKLALVVGTTLFAAIVICILVLRALLIVREEAVYKEAEAELRASEEKYRYLFEQNPAPMLIYERGTLQMLAVNDAFVISYGYSKDEVLELKLTDLYPEEEKQKITEVAAGLSGHTYVGEWHHRRKDGTVFPIFVTSHDMPYGGKTARIGVITDITDRKLMEKTIEEEAIFNRLLLEHSPDGIVIIDPETARFINFNTAVCRQLGYSREEFAQLSVFDVEAIETREETRHRIEEIVREGRSDFETMQRTSQGELRNVHVTAQILTIQDQPVYYCIWRDVTEQKKLEEQLRQSQKMESVGRLAGGVAHDFNNMLGVIIGSADLCQHQIAPDSPLQKYLEHIIKAAQRSSDITRQLLAFSRKEVVSPKPVNLNSLIIESEKMLCRLIGEDVNLTFKPSTGLWTVLIDPAQFDQILMNLSANSRDAMPDGGTLDIATGNVHVDADYCRHHSGTVPGDYVKITVSDTGTGMDRETRDHIFEPFFTTKGVGVGTGLGLATVYGIVTQNKGFINVYSEPGQGSVFNIYLPRLLDDEAAEEAAEVAPPPKGTGIILLVEDEEMLLWTTTKMLEEIGYTVQQAGSPARAIEICTSGEQIDLVLTDVVMPGMNGREMVDRIRSARPDIKVLFMSGYTADIVAQRGIVEEGMFYISKPLDARQLHEKIVQALAS, from the coding sequence ATGATTCAAAAATTCGTCAATAAACGCGCCCTCGCCCTTCTCGTCCTTGGCTTCACCTGCCTGTGCATCTTCATATTCAATTTCGCCTACCAAAAGGCAAAAGACGCAGCCATAACCCGCCTGAACCAGGAGCAGTTCATACATGCCAGGCAGGCGGCCAGGGGGATCGAAGAATATTTCGTCACCTGGACCGGCATCCTCACCTCGCTTTCCAGACTCCACGAGATCTTCAACATGGATCCAGCCGGTAAGCGTCAGATGGAGTTTTTCTACGACGCCCACAAGGACCAGATAAGGTCGTTCACCAGGATGGACGAGAAGGGAAACATCCTCTTCACCGTCCCGAACCTGGAGATGTCGGGAAAGAACATCGCGGCGCAAAAGCACGTGCAGGAGCTGATCGCCACGCGAAAGCCGGTGGTAAGCGACGTGTTCCGTTCCATCCAGGGGTATGACGCCGTAGCGCTTCACGTCCCGGTCTTCGATGGGAACCGGTTCCGGGGGAGCATCGCCATCATAGTGAACTCCCAGGGTCTCGCCAAGCGCTACCTTGAGGTGATCAGGGTCGGCAAGACCGGCTATGCCTGGGTGGTGAGCCGCGACGGCACCGAGATCTACTGCCCCGCAGCCGGCCACAGCGGTCAGAGCGTTTTCACCACCTCCGCGGGCTCGCCGTCGAGGCTGGCCATGGTGAAGGCGATGCTCAAGGGAGGATCGGGAACGGCGAGCTACACCATCGCCTTCAACAAGGGCGCCGCCCCCGTGAAGAGACACGCCGTCTATCTCCCCATCAAACTCGACAACACCTTTTGGGCCATAGTCGTCGCCTCGTCCGAGGAGGAGATTTTCTCCTCGCTCACCTCGTACCGCAACAAGCTGGCTCTGGTAGTCGGCACCACCCTGTTCGCAGCTATCGTCATCTGCATCCTGGTACTCCGCGCCCTGCTGATAGTAAGGGAGGAAGCCGTTTACAAGGAGGCCGAGGCGGAGTTGCGGGCCAGCGAAGAGAAATACCGCTACCTCTTCGAGCAAAACCCCGCGCCGATGCTGATCTACGAGCGGGGGACACTGCAGATGCTGGCGGTCAACGACGCCTTCGTAATCAGCTACGGCTACAGCAAAGACGAGGTGCTGGAGCTAAAGCTCACCGACCTCTATCCCGAGGAGGAGAAACAGAAGATCACCGAGGTTGCCGCCGGACTCAGCGGCCACACCTATGTTGGGGAATGGCACCACCGCCGCAAGGACGGCACGGTATTCCCCATCTTCGTCACCTCGCACGACATGCCCTACGGCGGCAAAACAGCTAGGATCGGCGTCATCACCGACATCACCGACCGCAAGCTGATGGAAAAGACGATCGAGGAGGAGGCGATCTTCAACCGCCTCCTTTTGGAGCACTCGCCCGACGGCATCGTCATCATCGACCCGGAAACCGCGCGCTTCATAAACTTCAACACCGCCGTCTGCAGGCAGCTCGGATACTCACGAGAGGAGTTCGCACAACTGAGCGTCTTCGACGTGGAGGCCATCGAAACGAGGGAAGAAACCCGGCACCGCATCGAAGAGATCGTGCGGGAGGGAAGAAGCGACTTCGAGACCATGCAGCGGACCAGCCAGGGAGAACTGCGCAACGTCCATGTGACGGCGCAGATCCTGACCATCCAGGACCAGCCGGTCTACTATTGCATCTGGCGCGACGTAACCGAGCAAAAGAAGCTGGAAGAGCAGTTAAGGCAATCCCAGAAGATGGAGTCGGTGGGACGGCTTGCCGGCGGCGTCGCCCACGATTTCAACAACATGCTCGGCGTCATCATAGGTTCCGCCGATCTCTGCCAGCACCAGATCGCGCCGGACAGCCCGCTGCAGAAGTACCTCGAGCACATTATCAAAGCCGCTCAGCGTTCGAGCGACATCACGCGCCAGTTGCTGGCCTTTTCCCGCAAGGAGGTGGTTTCGCCCAAGCCGGTGAACCTGAACAGCCTCATCATCGAGTCGGAGAAGATGCTCTGCCGGTTGATCGGCGAGGACGTCAACCTCACCTTCAAGCCCTCCACCGGCCTTTGGACCGTCCTCATCGACCCGGCCCAGTTCGACCAGATACTCATGAACCTTTCCGCCAACTCCCGCGACGCCATGCCCGACGGCGGCACGCTCGATATAGCGACCGGCAACGTGCATGTCGATGCCGACTACTGCCGCCATCATTCCGGAACGGTTCCCGGCGACTACGTGAAAATCACCGTTTCCGACACAGGAACGGGCATGGACCGCGAAACCAGGGACCACATATTCGAGCCCTTTTTCACCACCAAGGGGGTCGGGGTTGGGACCGGTCTCGGCCTCGCCACCGTCTACGGCATCGTCACCCAGAACAAAGGGTTCATAAACGTCTACAGCGAGCCTGGCCAGGGGTCCGTCTTCAACATCTACCTTCCGCGCCTGCTGGACGATGAAGCGGCAGAGGAGGCGGCCGAAGTGGCCCCGCCGCCGAAGGGAACCGGAATCATCCTTCTGGTCGAGGACGAGGAGATGCTCCTTTGGACCACCACGAAGATGCTGGAGGAAATCGGCTACACAGTGCAGCAGGCAGGGTCTCCGGCAAGGGCCATAGAGATCTGCACCAGCGGAGAACAGATAGACCTGGTGCTCACCGATGTGGTGATGCCCGGCATGAACGGCCGGGAGATGGTGGACAGGATCAGGAGCGCCAGGCCCGACATAAAGGTGCTGTTCATGTCAGGCTATACCGCGGATATCGTGGCACAGCGGGGGATCGTCGAAGAAGGGATGTTCTACATTTCAAAGCCACTGGACGCGAGACAATTGCATGAGAAAATCGTCCAGGCGCTGGCGTCGTGA
- a CDS encoding ABC transporter permease yields MANRSTPLDKTTGRAAPNLWDFAAFLLVMGLVTLFAWGSREMALPYTPGERIPLSLDPIHLPEYALRTVLRMAAALALSLLFTFSYGTLAAKSRRAERILVPLLNILQSVPILGFLSVTVTGFIALFPGRLLGVECAAIFAIFTSQAWNMAFSFYQSLKTIPADLNEASVLFGLSPWQRFWKLEAPFAMPPLIWNMMMSVSGGWFFVVASEAITVGKTSVTLPGIGSYVAQAIHYRSLSAIGWALLTMLLVILVYDQLLFRPMVAWADKFKFETTESGEGSGSWLLTLFQRARLLRAASRFALDRWIRLTDRLPRRRQRGSFHGVTPAAISRPQEAAWNAALAIGVAGGAWLLVRFVGGEVDGAEIGKVFYLGFLTLTRVTVLLIIASLIWVPIGVAIGLNPKWATRVQPLAQFLAAFPANLFFPVAVFFMVHYHLSPEIWTAPLMILGTQWYILFNVIGGASAIPTDLREAARNFGVSGWKLWKTLLLPGIFPSLVTGLVTAAGGTWNASIVAEIVTWGNTTLTATGLGSYIAVWTEKGDYPRIALGIAVMSIYVVVLNRFFWQRLFTVSQTRYRLG; encoded by the coding sequence ATGGCCAACCGGTCGACACCGCTGGACAAAACTACAGGGAGAGCCGCTCCGAACCTTTGGGACTTCGCCGCCTTTCTCCTGGTCATGGGGCTCGTCACGCTCTTTGCCTGGGGAAGCCGTGAGATGGCGCTCCCCTATACGCCGGGGGAGCGTATCCCCCTTTCGCTTGACCCGATCCACCTCCCCGAGTACGCGCTGCGCACCGTATTGCGCATGGCGGCGGCGCTGGCGCTTTCGCTCCTTTTCACCTTCAGCTACGGGACACTCGCCGCGAAGAGCCGCCGCGCCGAGCGGATACTGGTCCCGCTTCTGAACATACTCCAGTCGGTGCCGATCCTTGGCTTTCTCTCGGTCACCGTGACCGGCTTCATCGCCCTTTTCCCCGGGAGGCTTCTAGGCGTCGAGTGCGCCGCCATCTTCGCCATCTTCACCTCCCAGGCCTGGAACATGGCCTTCAGCTTCTACCAGTCGCTGAAGACCATCCCCGCCGACCTGAACGAGGCCTCGGTCCTCTTCGGGCTATCCCCCTGGCAGCGCTTCTGGAAGCTGGAGGCCCCCTTCGCCATGCCCCCCCTGATCTGGAACATGATGATGTCCGTCTCCGGGGGATGGTTCTTCGTGGTGGCGTCCGAGGCGATCACGGTCGGGAAGACCTCAGTCACCCTCCCCGGGATAGGGTCCTACGTGGCACAGGCGATCCACTACCGCAGCCTCTCCGCCATCGGCTGGGCGCTTTTGACCATGCTGCTGGTGATCCTCGTCTACGACCAGCTGCTCTTTCGCCCCATGGTGGCCTGGGCCGACAAGTTCAAGTTCGAAACCACCGAAAGCGGCGAAGGAAGCGGATCGTGGCTTTTGACCCTGTTCCAGCGTGCGAGGCTTCTGCGCGCGGCCTCGCGCTTCGCGCTCGACCGCTGGATCAGGCTCACCGACCGGCTCCCCAGGCGCAGGCAGCGCGGCAGCTTCCACGGCGTGACGCCGGCCGCGATTTCCAGGCCGCAGGAAGCCGCCTGGAACGCTGCCCTCGCCATAGGGGTCGCCGGGGGGGCATGGCTCCTGGTCCGCTTCGTCGGCGGTGAGGTCGACGGCGCCGAGATCGGGAAGGTCTTCTATCTCGGCTTCCTGACGCTCACGCGGGTCACCGTGCTATTGATCATCGCCAGCCTGATCTGGGTCCCCATCGGTGTGGCCATCGGGCTCAACCCTAAATGGGCCACGAGGGTCCAGCCCCTGGCGCAGTTTCTGGCCGCGTTCCCTGCGAACCTCTTCTTCCCGGTGGCGGTCTTCTTCATGGTCCACTACCACCTCTCCCCTGAGATCTGGACCGCGCCGCTGATGATCCTTGGGACGCAGTGGTACATACTTTTCAACGTGATCGGCGGTGCCTCGGCCATCCCGACCGACCTGCGGGAGGCGGCCCGCAACTTCGGCGTCTCGGGGTGGAAGCTCTGGAAGACGCTGCTTCTCCCCGGCATTTTCCCCTCGCTCGTCACCGGGCTCGTCACCGCCGCCGGGGGTACCTGGAACGCCAGCATCGTCGCCGAGATCGTCACCTGGGGGAACACAACCCTGACCGCAACGGGGCTTGGGTCGTACATCGCCGTCTGGACCGAGAAGGGGGACTACCCCCGCATAGCCCTGGGGATAGCAGTCATGAGCATTTACGTGGTGGTACTGAACCGGTTCTTCTGGCAAAGGCTTTTCACCGTCAGCCAGACGCGCTACCGGCTCGGGTAG